The DNA region TGAACGTGGGCGAGCTGGATGCCCTCGGGGTGACCGGGACCGTGGACATCGAACTGTTGAAGGCCGAGCGCCGCGTCATGCCCAGCGCCCAGCGGGTCAAGATTCTGGGGACCGGCGAGGTGACCGGGGCCTACGAGGTGCGGGCCAACGCGTTCAGCGCCGGAGCCGCCAAGAAAATCGAGGCCGCGGGAGGGAAGGCGGTGGTCGTCTAATGTTTAATAGTATCCGGAACATGATGGCCATCCCCGAGCTCCGCCAGCGCATATTCTTCACCATCGCCATCTTCTTCGTCTATCGCGTGGGCGGCCACATCCCCGTCCCCGGCGTCAACGCCGGCGTCCTGTCCGCCTGGTTCAACCAGAACGCCCAGGGCGGCCTCTTCGGCTTCATAGACATGTTCGCCGCCGGCAACCTACGCAAGGCCACCATCTTCGCCCTGGGCATCATGCCCTACATCTCCGCCTCCATCATCATCCAGCTCCTCACCGCGGTCGTGCCCGCCCTGGAGAAGCTCTCCAAGGAGGGCGAGGCCGGCCGCAAGCGCATCACCCAGTACACGCGCTACGGCACCATCGGCCTATCGCTCCTCCAGAGCTTCGGCATCCAGATCTGGCTCAAGAGCTTGGTCTTCAACGGCGTACCCGTGGTGGAGCCCAGCATGGGCTGGCTCTTCACCCCGCTGACCATGATCACCATGACCGCCGGAACCGCCTTCATCATGTGGCTCGGCGAACAGATATCCGAGCGGGGTATCGGTAACGGGATGTCACTCATCATTTTCATCGGCATCATCGCCCGCATACCGGCCGACGTGACGCTGACCATGGAGAAGATAGGCGCGGGCGACACCAACCTGGTCAACATCGCCGTGGTCCTCCTGGTGATGGTGGTCGTGGTGGCCGGAGTCGTGCTCATCCAGCAGGGGCAGCGCAAGATCCGCGTCCAGTACGCCAAGCGAATCGTCGGGCGCAAAATCTACGGGGGTCAGTCCACCCACATTCCCCTGCGCGTCAATACCGCCGGCGTCATCCCGATCATCTTCGCCAGCGCGCTGATCATGTTCCCCAACACCATCCTGATGTTCACCGACGCCGACTGGCTCAAGACCCTCGCCGGGTGGCTCGCCCCCGGAAAACCACTCTACATGATTATCTACGGCGGATTGATCATCTTCTTCAGTTACTTCTACACCGCCATCGTCCTGAACCCGGCGGACCTGGCCGACAACATGAAGAAGTACGGCGGTTTCATCCCAGGCATCCGACCGGGGAAGAACACCGAGCAGTTCATAGACCGCGTCCTGACACGCATCACCCTGGCCGGCTCGGTCTTCCTGGCCGTCATCGCCCTGTTGCCGATAGTGATGGCGATCATCTTCAAGTCGCCCATAACATTCGGCGGCACGGGACTTCTGATCGTGGTGGGCGTCGCGCTGGACACCGTACGCCAGATAGAGAGTCACATGCTGATGCGCCACTACGACGGTTTCCTGAAGAAGGGGCGCATCCGCGGCCGCCGGTAAGCCCTCGACGCCCATGAACCGACGGGGCCCCTGGGAAGACGCCCAAGGGCCCTTTGACCCATTTTAGGAGCCGCCGGCCTTGATCCTCGTTCTCTTCGGACCGCCCGGAGCCGGAAAGGGCTCCATCGCCAAGCTCCTCGAGCTGCGCCGCGGGATGATCCACCTCTCCACGGGGGACCTCATCCGGGCCGAGCTCGCACGACCCGACTCGCCCGTCGCCGACCGCATACGCGCCGTGGTGGAGTCCGGCGGGCTGGTGGACGACGCCACGGTGGAGGAAATCCTGGCGGCCCGAATCGCCGAGAACGCCCCCTCGATGCTCTTCGACGGATACCCGCGCAACATCCGCCAGGCCGAGCGCCTCGGGGAGATTCTCACCGGCGCGGGGAGGAACCTCACCGCCGCCGTCCTCTTCGAGGTCCCCGACTCCGTCATCGTCCGGCGGCTCTCGAACCGGCGCAGTTGCCCGGCCTGCGGGGCGGTGTACAATCTTCTGACCGTTCCGCCGAAGGTGGAGGGCGTCTGCGACCGCGACTCCGAGAGGCTCGTGGCGCGCCCGGACGACGACGAGCCGACGGTCGGTCGCCGGTTGGAGCTCTACCGCCGCGAGACGAGCCCCCTGGTGGAATACTACCGGGAGCGGGGGAAGTTCGTGCGGGTGGACGGCGTGGGCGAGCCGGAGAAAGTGTACCGGCGGCTGCTGGAGATTCTGGCTCCCCTCGAAAAGCGTTGAACGGGTCGGGGCGACACCTCGCCCGGAATCCACCCTCGTAAACGAACGGATGAGTTGCAGAACACCGACTTCGTAAAAAAGCGCGACGCCATGGCCGCGGCGGGGGCGATAGTCGCCGAGGCCCTGAACCTAGCCACCCGGACGGTGGTCCC from bacterium includes:
- the secY gene encoding preprotein translocase subunit SecY, yielding MFNSIRNMMAIPELRQRIFFTIAIFFVYRVGGHIPVPGVNAGVLSAWFNQNAQGGLFGFIDMFAAGNLRKATIFALGIMPYISASIIIQLLTAVVPALEKLSKEGEAGRKRITQYTRYGTIGLSLLQSFGIQIWLKSLVFNGVPVVEPSMGWLFTPLTMITMTAGTAFIMWLGEQISERGIGNGMSLIIFIGIIARIPADVTLTMEKIGAGDTNLVNIAVVLLVMVVVVAGVVLIQQGQRKIRVQYAKRIVGRKIYGGQSTHIPLRVNTAGVIPIIFASALIMFPNTILMFTDADWLKTLAGWLAPGKPLYMIIYGGLIIFFSYFYTAIVLNPADLADNMKKYGGFIPGIRPGKNTEQFIDRVLTRITLAGSVFLAVIALLPIVMAIIFKSPITFGGTGLLIVVGVALDTVRQIESHMLMRHYDGFLKKGRIRGRR
- a CDS encoding nucleoside monophosphate kinase, which translates into the protein MILVLFGPPGAGKGSIAKLLELRRGMIHLSTGDLIRAELARPDSPVADRIRAVVESGGLVDDATVEEILAARIAENAPSMLFDGYPRNIRQAERLGEILTGAGRNLTAAVLFEVPDSVIVRRLSNRRSCPACGAVYNLLTVPPKVEGVCDRDSERLVARPDDDEPTVGRRLELYRRETSPLVEYYRERGKFVRVDGVGEPEKVYRRLLEILAPLEKR